A window from Setaria italica strain Yugu1 chromosome VIII, Setaria_italica_v2.0, whole genome shotgun sequence encodes these proteins:
- the LOC101775497 gene encoding probable disease resistance protein RXW24L isoform X2: MADLVLGLAKTTVEGTVSMARAAMEEEEKLKKSVQRDLLVISDEFEMMHAFLEDAKDHVTDNVTRTLVRQVRKTALDVEDCIEAIIYLDNKPHWWHRMMLPWCMPPAAPGKDLDAAVAYIEQLKARVEAMGHRNLRYKRIGDCCHKPAEHQHAVATSAAKQSSQVDLIMSINGRNTNESRQMKGGAEGGKSHQGNSNDDEKEEEKDEIEEAVGGEIEVGNKKEDAGNESKVEQEVDDVQLKVISVLGTGGDLDMMFINKAYDDPETRKNFKCRAWVKLEHPLNPSEFIRSLLAQFHKNICPEKHNTFHQKEKEDNTFHQKQKEKDNTVNFLELMVATDGVLIQMFKAQIRKKYLVVLEDVSTMVDWETVRGYLPDNKNGSCVVVHTRHPGIACSCVGHGDRVSELEKLSVDHSVHVLLKEDVAGKSTCSKTEPYEEWEKKNPLFGREEDLRWLSWLTDEDARVVPVWGISGVGKSFLVKHFCRKVQEEEYHRDRNFIWLNVSRPFDLRDLSRSLFSDLLSSSPEGHMMPTIKDPIQRCHEFLLGQKNSKYFIVIDGLQSIEEWDSIRPAFKSTTGSSIRDNVVIIIVTNEESVANHCATDKNLVRNVKGLEVRYAIELFNRVVTKNEEYDWKWNENREEIMHRNEQTRDILVQKCGGLPKVICAVAESWRMVRDIEVKDNLVSKLEANAPLTTQSLEGTFSWLLSYFRSCPDYLKPCIFYLTIFPVNHTIRRTRLVRRWIAEGYSRDNKENTAEENGESSFSKIVNLSMIQAPRTKVDYMRMSLCQVNGFLREYIVSQLMEENLVFALEGHCKKNIQRTGRHLAIDNSWDRDKNVFESIDLSLLRSLTVFGKWETFIISDRMRLLRVLDLEDVSSGVTNGDVEKMVKLLPRLKFLSLRGCREISRLPDSLGDLKQLQTLDIRETSVIKLPKSIIKLEKLQYIRAGTAKHHQASEAAENPSVAAAENPSAAAPISRPCATLGSKLTIHRRHGSHSGIKVPRGIGKLSSLHTLGVVNIHASGEDGILEELKNLTQLHKLGVSGINRKNSEKFFSDISRLVHLESLSLKMQANQDNEAAGLMADISSPLEKLRSLKLYGLVDRLPSWIMQMCLQLPRLEKVDLQMKTLPQQELDFILTLPYLCSLRLRLAEFQGGELRFGWSIAQSSGEWIIDFLEIACNSRLQAVKFGSKVYIEILKIRCSSVSSSLQFYGLRSMSSLKEVLLSGSYDHAFEQHLERELKENKNGPILKPEQPSSST; encoded by the exons ATGGCGGACCTCGTGCTTGGGCTCGCCAAGACGACGGTGGAGGGGACGGTATCCATGGCCAGGGCGGccatggaggaagaggagaagctGAAGAAGAGCGTGCAGCGCGACCTGCTGGTCATCTCGGACGAGTTCGAGATGATGCACGCCTTCCTTGAAGACGCCAAGGATCACGTCACGGACAATGTGACGAGGACCTTGGTGAGGCAGGTCCGCAAAACGGCCCTGGACGTGGAGGATTGCATCGAGGCCATTATCTACCTGGACAACAAGCCGCACTGGTGGCACCGCATGATGCTCCCATGGTGCATGCCGCCTGCAGCACCAGGGAAGGATCTCGACGCTGCCGTTGCCTATATAGAGCAGCTCAAGGCTAGGGTCGAAGCCATGGGTCACCGGAATTTGCGCTATAAGCGCATCGGTGACTGCTGCCATAAGCCTGCCGAGCACCAGCATGCTGTTGCGACAAGTGCAGCGAAGCAGAGCAGTCAAGTTGATCTTATCATGTCGATCAACGGGAGAAATACAAATGAATCGAGGCAGATGAAGGGAGGAGCTGAGGGGGGCAAATCACACCAAG GCAACAGTAATGAtgatgaaaaagaagaagaaaaagacgAAATAGAAGAAGCAGTGGGGGGGGAAATAGAAGTGGGAAACAAAAAAGAAGATGCGGGAAACGAGTCGAAGGTGGAGCAAGAAGTAGATGATGTCCAACTCAAAGTCATCTCAGTGTTGGGAACAGGGGGCGATCTGGACATGATGTTCATCAACAAGGCCTACGACGACCCAGAAACCAGGAAAAACTTCAAATGCCGAGCCTGGGTGAAACTGGAGCATCCTCTCAATCCCAGTGAGTTCATCCGGAGCTTGCTGGCTCAGTTCCACAAAAACATCTGTCCAGAAAAACACAACACGTttcatcaaaaagaaaaagaagacaaCACGTTTcatcaaaaacaaaaagaaaaagacaacACTGTCAACTTTCTGGAGTTAATGGTGGCAACAGACGGCGTACTCATTCAGATGTTCAAGGCGCAAATACGTAAGAAATACCTAGTGGTCTTGGAGGACGTGTCCACCATGGTTGACTGGGAGACCGTCAGGGGCTACCTACCAGACAATAAAAATGGCAGCTGCGTCGTCGTGCACACGCGACACCCTGGAATTGCATGCTCGTGCGTCGGGCATGGAGACCGAGTATCGGAGCTGGAAAAGTTATCGGTCGATCATTCTGTCCATGTTCTTTTGAAGGAG GATGTGGCCGGAAAATCAACCTGCTCCAAGACAGAACCATATGAAGagtgggaaaagaaaaatccacTTTTTGGCCGTGAAGAGGATTTAAGATGGTTGTCTTGGCTCACAGATGAAGATGCCCGCGTGGTTCCGGTGTGGGGGATATCTGGCGTTGGCAAATCATTTCTCGTCAAACACTTTTGCCGAAAGGTACAGGAAGAAGAGTATCATCGTGACAGAAATTTTATTTGGTTGAATGTATCCCGTCCATTCGATTTAAGGGACTTGTCCAGGAGCTTATTTTCGGATCTACTGAGTTCTTCTCCCGAAGGCCACATGATGCCAACGATCAAAGACCCCATTCAAAGGTGCCATGAATTTCTGCTGGGACAAAAAAACTCCAAGTACTTCATTGTTATCGACGGTTTGCAATCCATAGAAGAGTGGGACTCGATAAGGCCTGCCTTCAAATCTACTACCGGATCAAGCATACGAGACAATGTTGTCATAATAATAGTTACCAATGAAGAAAGTGTTGCCAATCACTGTGCAACAGATAAGAACTTGGTGCGGAATGTCAAAGGTCTAGAAGTTCGCTATGCCATTGAACTCTTCAACCGG GTAGTAACTAAGAATGAGGAGTATGATTGGAAGTGGAATGAAAACAGAGAGGAAATAATGCATCGGAATGAGCAAACAAGGGATATCTTAGTACAGAAATGTGGTGGACTTCCCAAGGTCATATGTGCTGTAGCTGAGTCATGGAGGATGGTGCGCGACATAGAAGTAAAAGATAACCTTGTGTCGAAGTTGGAGGCCAACGCACCACTTACCACACAGAGTCTAGAAGGCACGTTTTCCTGGTTGCTTTCCTACTTTCGTTCCTGTCCGGATTACCTGAAGCCATGTATCTTCTACCTGACAATCTTCCCTGTGAACCACACCATCCGGCGGACGCGTTTGGTGAGGCGGTGGATAGCGGAGGGATACTCTAGAGACAATAAAGAAAACACTGCAGAGGAGAACGGGGAGAGCTCCTTTTCCAAGATCGTCAATCTAAGCATGATCCAGGCGCCAAGAACAAAAGTTGATTACATGAGGATGTCTCTGTGCCAAGTCAATGGTTTCCTCCGTGAATACATCGTCTCACAGTTAATGGAAGAGAACCTTGTCTTTGCACTTGAGGGCCATTGCAAAAAGAACATACAGCGCACAGGACGGCACCTTGCCATAGACAATAGTTGGGACAGAGACAAAAATGTGTTCGAGAGCATCGACCTTTCATTGCTACGGTCTTTGACTGTGTTTGGTAAGTGGGAAACATTCATCATCTCTGACAGGATGAGGCTGCTCCGGGTGTTGGATCTAGAGGACGTATCTTCAGGTGTTACAAATGGTGACGTCGAGAAGATGGTGAAGCTGCTGCCCCGCCTCAAGTTCCTCTCCTTAAGGGGATGCAGAGAAATCTCTCGTCTGCCTGATTCCTTGGGAGACCTGAAGCAGCTCCAAACTCTGGATATCAGGGAAACATCTGTAATCAAGCTAccaaagagcatcatcaagctAGAGAAACTGCAGTACATTCGTGCCGGTACCGCCAAGCATCATCAAGCtagtgaagcagcagagaaccCATCAGTGGCAGCAGCAGAGAACCCATCAGCAGCAGCGCCAATAAGCAGACCATGTGCTACTCTGGGGTCAAAGCTGACCATACACCGCCGTCATGGCTCTCATAGCGGCATCAAGGTTCCTAGAGGGATTGGGAAGCTTTCCAGCTTACACACGCTGGGTGTTGTTAACATTCACGCTTCAGGCGAGGATGGCATTCTGGAGGAGCTCAAGAACCTTACCCAACTGCACAAGCTTGGAGTGTCCGGCATTAACCGGAAGAACAGCGAGAAATTTTTCTCAGACATCTCACGTCTCGTCCATCTGGAATCCTTGTCACTCAAAATGCAGGCAAACCAAGACAATGAAGCTGCTGGTTTAATGGCCGACATCTCGTCGCCTCTGGAGAAGCTACGGAGCCTTAAATTGTACGGGCTAGTTGACAGGTTGCCATCATGGATCATGCAGATGTGCTTGCAGCTGCCTAGACTTGAGAAAGTGGATTTACAGATGAAAACGTTGCCTCAGCAGGAACTAGATTTTATTCTAACTCTACCATATCTATGTAGTCTACGTCTTCGGTTGGCAGAGTTTCAAGGTGGAGAGCTCCGTTTCGGTTGGAGTATTGCTCAGAGTTCTGGTGAGTGGATTATCGACTTCCTTGAGATAGCATGCAACTCCAGATTACAGGCTGTAAAGTTTGGCTCAAAAGTATACATTGAGATCCTGAAGATTCGCTGCTCTAGTGTGTCTTCATCACTACAGTTTTATGGTCTACGGTCTATGTCAAGTCTGAAGGAAGTCTTGCTTAGCGGATCCTATGACCACGCCTTCGAGCAACACTTGGAGAGGGAGCTTAAGGAGAACAAAAACGGACCTATTCTGAAGCCAGAGCAACCGTCATCATCGACCTGA
- the LOC101775497 gene encoding probable disease resistance protein RXW24L isoform X1 codes for MADLVLGLAKTTVEGTVSMARAAMEEEEKLKKSVQRDLLVISDEFEMMHAFLEDAKDHVTDNVTRTLVRQVRKTALDVEDCIEAIIYLDNKPHWWHRMMLPWCMPPAAPGKDLDAAVAYIEQLKARVEAMGHRNLRYKRIGDCCHKPAEHQHAVATSAAKQSSQVDLIMSINGRNTNESRQMKGGAEGGKSHQAPRPRYSYFLAPPPIGNSNDDEKEEEKDEIEEAVGGEIEVGNKKEDAGNESKVEQEVDDVQLKVISVLGTGGDLDMMFINKAYDDPETRKNFKCRAWVKLEHPLNPSEFIRSLLAQFHKNICPEKHNTFHQKEKEDNTFHQKQKEKDNTVNFLELMVATDGVLIQMFKAQIRKKYLVVLEDVSTMVDWETVRGYLPDNKNGSCVVVHTRHPGIACSCVGHGDRVSELEKLSVDHSVHVLLKEDVAGKSTCSKTEPYEEWEKKNPLFGREEDLRWLSWLTDEDARVVPVWGISGVGKSFLVKHFCRKVQEEEYHRDRNFIWLNVSRPFDLRDLSRSLFSDLLSSSPEGHMMPTIKDPIQRCHEFLLGQKNSKYFIVIDGLQSIEEWDSIRPAFKSTTGSSIRDNVVIIIVTNEESVANHCATDKNLVRNVKGLEVRYAIELFNRVVTKNEEYDWKWNENREEIMHRNEQTRDILVQKCGGLPKVICAVAESWRMVRDIEVKDNLVSKLEANAPLTTQSLEGTFSWLLSYFRSCPDYLKPCIFYLTIFPVNHTIRRTRLVRRWIAEGYSRDNKENTAEENGESSFSKIVNLSMIQAPRTKVDYMRMSLCQVNGFLREYIVSQLMEENLVFALEGHCKKNIQRTGRHLAIDNSWDRDKNVFESIDLSLLRSLTVFGKWETFIISDRMRLLRVLDLEDVSSGVTNGDVEKMVKLLPRLKFLSLRGCREISRLPDSLGDLKQLQTLDIRETSVIKLPKSIIKLEKLQYIRAGTAKHHQASEAAENPSVAAAENPSAAAPISRPCATLGSKLTIHRRHGSHSGIKVPRGIGKLSSLHTLGVVNIHASGEDGILEELKNLTQLHKLGVSGINRKNSEKFFSDISRLVHLESLSLKMQANQDNEAAGLMADISSPLEKLRSLKLYGLVDRLPSWIMQMCLQLPRLEKVDLQMKTLPQQELDFILTLPYLCSLRLRLAEFQGGELRFGWSIAQSSGEWIIDFLEIACNSRLQAVKFGSKVYIEILKIRCSSVSSSLQFYGLRSMSSLKEVLLSGSYDHAFEQHLERELKENKNGPILKPEQPSSST; via the exons ATGGCGGACCTCGTGCTTGGGCTCGCCAAGACGACGGTGGAGGGGACGGTATCCATGGCCAGGGCGGccatggaggaagaggagaagctGAAGAAGAGCGTGCAGCGCGACCTGCTGGTCATCTCGGACGAGTTCGAGATGATGCACGCCTTCCTTGAAGACGCCAAGGATCACGTCACGGACAATGTGACGAGGACCTTGGTGAGGCAGGTCCGCAAAACGGCCCTGGACGTGGAGGATTGCATCGAGGCCATTATCTACCTGGACAACAAGCCGCACTGGTGGCACCGCATGATGCTCCCATGGTGCATGCCGCCTGCAGCACCAGGGAAGGATCTCGACGCTGCCGTTGCCTATATAGAGCAGCTCAAGGCTAGGGTCGAAGCCATGGGTCACCGGAATTTGCGCTATAAGCGCATCGGTGACTGCTGCCATAAGCCTGCCGAGCACCAGCATGCTGTTGCGACAAGTGCAGCGAAGCAGAGCAGTCAAGTTGATCTTATCATGTCGATCAACGGGAGAAATACAAATGAATCGAGGCAGATGAAGGGAGGAGCTGAGGGGGGCAAATCACACCAAG CACCTCGCCCTCGTTATTCATATTTTCTGGCTCCACCCCCAATAGGCAACAGTAATGAtgatgaaaaagaagaagaaaaagacgAAATAGAAGAAGCAGTGGGGGGGGAAATAGAAGTGGGAAACAAAAAAGAAGATGCGGGAAACGAGTCGAAGGTGGAGCAAGAAGTAGATGATGTCCAACTCAAAGTCATCTCAGTGTTGGGAACAGGGGGCGATCTGGACATGATGTTCATCAACAAGGCCTACGACGACCCAGAAACCAGGAAAAACTTCAAATGCCGAGCCTGGGTGAAACTGGAGCATCCTCTCAATCCCAGTGAGTTCATCCGGAGCTTGCTGGCTCAGTTCCACAAAAACATCTGTCCAGAAAAACACAACACGTttcatcaaaaagaaaaagaagacaaCACGTTTcatcaaaaacaaaaagaaaaagacaacACTGTCAACTTTCTGGAGTTAATGGTGGCAACAGACGGCGTACTCATTCAGATGTTCAAGGCGCAAATACGTAAGAAATACCTAGTGGTCTTGGAGGACGTGTCCACCATGGTTGACTGGGAGACCGTCAGGGGCTACCTACCAGACAATAAAAATGGCAGCTGCGTCGTCGTGCACACGCGACACCCTGGAATTGCATGCTCGTGCGTCGGGCATGGAGACCGAGTATCGGAGCTGGAAAAGTTATCGGTCGATCATTCTGTCCATGTTCTTTTGAAGGAG GATGTGGCCGGAAAATCAACCTGCTCCAAGACAGAACCATATGAAGagtgggaaaagaaaaatccacTTTTTGGCCGTGAAGAGGATTTAAGATGGTTGTCTTGGCTCACAGATGAAGATGCCCGCGTGGTTCCGGTGTGGGGGATATCTGGCGTTGGCAAATCATTTCTCGTCAAACACTTTTGCCGAAAGGTACAGGAAGAAGAGTATCATCGTGACAGAAATTTTATTTGGTTGAATGTATCCCGTCCATTCGATTTAAGGGACTTGTCCAGGAGCTTATTTTCGGATCTACTGAGTTCTTCTCCCGAAGGCCACATGATGCCAACGATCAAAGACCCCATTCAAAGGTGCCATGAATTTCTGCTGGGACAAAAAAACTCCAAGTACTTCATTGTTATCGACGGTTTGCAATCCATAGAAGAGTGGGACTCGATAAGGCCTGCCTTCAAATCTACTACCGGATCAAGCATACGAGACAATGTTGTCATAATAATAGTTACCAATGAAGAAAGTGTTGCCAATCACTGTGCAACAGATAAGAACTTGGTGCGGAATGTCAAAGGTCTAGAAGTTCGCTATGCCATTGAACTCTTCAACCGG GTAGTAACTAAGAATGAGGAGTATGATTGGAAGTGGAATGAAAACAGAGAGGAAATAATGCATCGGAATGAGCAAACAAGGGATATCTTAGTACAGAAATGTGGTGGACTTCCCAAGGTCATATGTGCTGTAGCTGAGTCATGGAGGATGGTGCGCGACATAGAAGTAAAAGATAACCTTGTGTCGAAGTTGGAGGCCAACGCACCACTTACCACACAGAGTCTAGAAGGCACGTTTTCCTGGTTGCTTTCCTACTTTCGTTCCTGTCCGGATTACCTGAAGCCATGTATCTTCTACCTGACAATCTTCCCTGTGAACCACACCATCCGGCGGACGCGTTTGGTGAGGCGGTGGATAGCGGAGGGATACTCTAGAGACAATAAAGAAAACACTGCAGAGGAGAACGGGGAGAGCTCCTTTTCCAAGATCGTCAATCTAAGCATGATCCAGGCGCCAAGAACAAAAGTTGATTACATGAGGATGTCTCTGTGCCAAGTCAATGGTTTCCTCCGTGAATACATCGTCTCACAGTTAATGGAAGAGAACCTTGTCTTTGCACTTGAGGGCCATTGCAAAAAGAACATACAGCGCACAGGACGGCACCTTGCCATAGACAATAGTTGGGACAGAGACAAAAATGTGTTCGAGAGCATCGACCTTTCATTGCTACGGTCTTTGACTGTGTTTGGTAAGTGGGAAACATTCATCATCTCTGACAGGATGAGGCTGCTCCGGGTGTTGGATCTAGAGGACGTATCTTCAGGTGTTACAAATGGTGACGTCGAGAAGATGGTGAAGCTGCTGCCCCGCCTCAAGTTCCTCTCCTTAAGGGGATGCAGAGAAATCTCTCGTCTGCCTGATTCCTTGGGAGACCTGAAGCAGCTCCAAACTCTGGATATCAGGGAAACATCTGTAATCAAGCTAccaaagagcatcatcaagctAGAGAAACTGCAGTACATTCGTGCCGGTACCGCCAAGCATCATCAAGCtagtgaagcagcagagaaccCATCAGTGGCAGCAGCAGAGAACCCATCAGCAGCAGCGCCAATAAGCAGACCATGTGCTACTCTGGGGTCAAAGCTGACCATACACCGCCGTCATGGCTCTCATAGCGGCATCAAGGTTCCTAGAGGGATTGGGAAGCTTTCCAGCTTACACACGCTGGGTGTTGTTAACATTCACGCTTCAGGCGAGGATGGCATTCTGGAGGAGCTCAAGAACCTTACCCAACTGCACAAGCTTGGAGTGTCCGGCATTAACCGGAAGAACAGCGAGAAATTTTTCTCAGACATCTCACGTCTCGTCCATCTGGAATCCTTGTCACTCAAAATGCAGGCAAACCAAGACAATGAAGCTGCTGGTTTAATGGCCGACATCTCGTCGCCTCTGGAGAAGCTACGGAGCCTTAAATTGTACGGGCTAGTTGACAGGTTGCCATCATGGATCATGCAGATGTGCTTGCAGCTGCCTAGACTTGAGAAAGTGGATTTACAGATGAAAACGTTGCCTCAGCAGGAACTAGATTTTATTCTAACTCTACCATATCTATGTAGTCTACGTCTTCGGTTGGCAGAGTTTCAAGGTGGAGAGCTCCGTTTCGGTTGGAGTATTGCTCAGAGTTCTGGTGAGTGGATTATCGACTTCCTTGAGATAGCATGCAACTCCAGATTACAGGCTGTAAAGTTTGGCTCAAAAGTATACATTGAGATCCTGAAGATTCGCTGCTCTAGTGTGTCTTCATCACTACAGTTTTATGGTCTACGGTCTATGTCAAGTCTGAAGGAAGTCTTGCTTAGCGGATCCTATGACCACGCCTTCGAGCAACACTTGGAGAGGGAGCTTAAGGAGAACAAAAACGGACCTATTCTGAAGCCAGAGCAACCGTCATCATCGACCTGA